In Selenomonas sp. TAMA-11512, a genomic segment contains:
- the xerA gene encoding site-specific tyrosine recombinase/integron integrase, with the protein MKEILIDEIICAMSEHLDRGRRKLLREALEKVLHSYDVTINDSRAVWHESDLLVTKFIEAKSIEGCSLKTLHYYEKTIRAMLDGVQKEVVHTTTEDLRAYLTSYQESGGLSRVTVDNVRRILSSFFAWLEDEDYIVKSPVRRIHRVKTAENIKATYSDEELETMRDSCHELRDLAMIDMLASTGMRVGEMVRLNRSDVDFNERECVVLGKGNKERVVYFDARTKIHLQAYLESRMDGEDALFVCLRAPYGRLGISSIESRLRTLGRRLGMEKVHPHKFRRTLATRAIDKGMPIEQLQQLLGHKRIDTTLHYAMVKQSNVKAAHRKFIG; encoded by the coding sequence ATGAAAGAGATATTGATCGATGAGATAATCTGTGCGATGAGCGAGCACCTTGACCGAGGGCGGCGTAAGCTCTTGCGAGAGGCACTCGAAAAAGTTCTTCACTCCTATGATGTCACGATAAACGATTCACGAGCAGTATGGCATGAGAGCGATTTGCTCGTGACGAAGTTTATCGAGGCGAAGAGCATTGAAGGTTGTTCACTGAAGACTCTACATTACTATGAGAAGACGATTCGTGCCATGTTGGATGGCGTACAGAAGGAAGTTGTTCATACTACAACGGAGGATTTGCGCGCCTATCTGACAAGCTATCAGGAGAGCGGCGGTCTGAGCCGTGTTACGGTGGATAACGTGCGTCGCATCCTTTCGAGCTTCTTTGCATGGCTCGAGGATGAGGACTATATTGTAAAAAGCCCTGTTCGCCGCATTCATCGGGTCAAGACGGCAGAGAATATCAAGGCAACCTATAGTGATGAGGAATTGGAGACGATGCGGGATAGCTGTCATGAGCTGCGGGACTTGGCGATGATTGATATGCTTGCCTCAACGGGGATGCGTGTCGGTGAGATGGTACGCCTCAACCGCAGTGATGTGGATTTCAACGAGCGTGAATGCGTGGTGCTCGGCAAGGGGAATAAGGAGCGCGTTGTATATTTTGATGCACGAACAAAGATACATCTGCAGGCGTATTTGGAGAGCCGTATGGATGGAGAGGATGCCCTTTTCGTCTGTTTGCGTGCGCCGTATGGTCGTCTGGGCATCAGCAGTATCGAGAGTCGGTTACGCACGCTCGGACGGAGGCTTGGGATGGAGAAGGTGCACCCGCACAAGTTTCGTCGAACACTCGCCACGCGAGCGATTGATAAGGGAATGCCGATTGAGCAGCTTCAACAGCTACTCGGACATAAGCGTATTGATACGACACTTCACTATGCGATGGTGAAGCAGAGTAATGTTAAGGCGGCACATCGAAAGTTTATTGGGTGA
- a CDS encoding restriction endonuclease subunit S produces MIPFQYFLLQAIINKNLEEQAWAIFTHLFSDCPYHLGNLSQIADIIMGQSPRGESYNETKSGTIFFQGRADFGFRFPSPRLYTTEPKRMAQAGDVLLSVRAPVGDLNIALESCCIGRGIAAVRSTDGHPSFLFYCLLSQKDQLDVFNGEGTVFGSINSNALKSMEIHIPAKELLDRFEEVVAPMDAVIRATSIENLYLTSLRDALLPRLMSGKIDVSSIEL; encoded by the coding sequence ATGATTCCATTTCAATATTTTCTCCTTCAAGCAATCATAAATAAGAATTTAGAGGAACAGGCTTGGGCGATTTTCACACATCTATTCAGCGATTGCCCTTACCACTTAGGAAACCTATCTCAAATAGCAGATATTATAATGGGGCAATCGCCAAGAGGCGAAAGCTACAACGAAACAAAAAGTGGGACAATATTTTTTCAGGGTAGAGCTGACTTCGGGTTCAGATTTCCATCGCCCCGTTTGTACACCACTGAACCCAAACGAATGGCGCAGGCAGGTGATGTTCTTTTAAGTGTGCGTGCACCCGTTGGAGACTTAAATATCGCACTTGAATCTTGCTGCATAGGGCGAGGCATTGCTGCTGTTCGCTCCACAGATGGACACCCATCGTTCCTGTTTTATTGTTTATTATCTCAAAAAGATCAGCTTGATGTATTCAATGGGGAAGGGACTGTATTTGGTTCAATCAATTCAAATGCTCTGAAGTCTATGGAGATACATATTCCAGCAAAAGAGCTCCTAGATCGTTTTGAAGAAGTTGTTGCACCGATGGATGCTGTTATTCGTGCGACTTCCATAGAAAATTTATATCTTACCTCTCTCCGCGACGCTCTTCTCCCCCGCCTGATGTCGGGCAAGATTGACGTGTCGAGCATCGAACTCTAG
- a CDS encoding restriction endonuclease subunit S, whose amino-acid sequence MNQWNRVRLGDVCLVNTGSYSVKDQWEYVHYLDTGNITANHIDEIQYIDLMKEKLPSRAKRKVKHNSILYSTVRPNQCHYGIVKEQTSNFLVSTGFSVIDVIDERVDADFLYYRLTMNVVTEKLHAIAEQSTSAYPAIKASDIEDLELTFPDIQTQKCIASFLMSLEHKIANNTKINKNLDVECCAA is encoded by the coding sequence ATGAATCAGTGGAATCGTGTTCGATTGGGTGATGTATGTCTTGTAAATACAGGCTCGTATTCGGTAAAAGATCAATGGGAGTACGTTCATTATTTAGATACGGGAAATATTACGGCGAATCATATTGATGAGATTCAATATATTGATCTTATGAAAGAGAAACTTCCGAGCCGTGCGAAACGAAAAGTAAAACATAATAGCATTCTGTATTCAACGGTACGACCGAATCAATGCCATTATGGTATTGTGAAAGAACAGACATCAAATTTTTTGGTATCAACAGGGTTTTCTGTTATAGATGTAATAGATGAGCGTGTCGATGCAGATTTTCTATATTATCGCCTAACTATGAATGTTGTTACCGAAAAGCTACATGCGATCGCCGAGCAAAGCACGTCCGCATATCCCGCTATTAAAGCTTCGGACATCGAAGATTTAGAGCTAACATTTCCTGACATACAAACGCAAAAGTGTATAGCATCTTTTTTGATGAGTTTAGAGCATAAAATCGCTAACAATACAAAGATAAATAAGAATTTAGATGTGGAATGCTGCGCCGCCTAG